In Panicum virgatum strain AP13 chromosome 5K, P.virgatum_v5, whole genome shotgun sequence, the genomic window CATGCCATCCACAACATAGGTGGGTGGATGGGCCAACGATAGAGGAGGCAAGTTCAATTTGAAGCAGCCAATCAGACAAGCAGACCGGACCATGTGCTTGTACTAGCTGGGAGTGATGGACCGGCTCAAATATAGCGTCGCCGTTCAATTTCCGTCGATcacctcttctctctcttccaaATACTtacttgagaaaaaaaaagctaagCAACAACCGATTGTTTCAAAGTCTGTCTAATACCCGATTTTGTTTCAGAGTCTGCGATTTTTCCTAGGGCCGGGAACTGAATCcctacatgattttttttttgcttaagACAGCAGCGATACGTTTTTATCACGTTTCCTTAAGTCAGGTTTAAAAATGATTGGTACAAGATTTGGTATAAATAGGTATTGATTATCAGATCGTAGGGGGAAAGCAAACATCCTTGTTAGTTCAATTTATTTAACTGCAACCTTGGTTCTCCTGAAACTTTTAGACCCCCAACTTAAAATTACATTTGCTAATCATTTATTTCATAGTGCCAAATTATCTGTAAACTGCATGTACGGTGAGTGTAAATTATTTCAACCCCTGAGAGTCTGATGTAGTGATGTCCATCATCCTTCTTAGAATTATGTTGTGCTAGATATTAGCCTAGATACTAGCGATCCTTTTTACTGTTTTTCAATTTTCACAGCTGTTAATTATTGATTGACAGTTCAAAATTCAGCGTAAGTGGCATGTAAGATGACTGCCATTACCTAATATGTCCACTTTTGGTCAGATAGTTGTACTGTCATTCTTGTCACATTCTATTTTGCTATGTAATAGGCTAGGCAGTAGCGATCCTATATCCTCTTCCAAAATTATGGTTCTCAATTTACAGCTGTTAATCATTGTTTTGACCGTCCAATCTTTTGGTGCAATTGCCAATTTGTGCCTAAAATATGGCTGTCATTTTTACCTTCTAGAGATATAGATAAAGTTTCAATCAGCAAAGATCTTATATTTAATGGAAAAGTATATGCTGGTGGCAACGTGTCAGTGTCTCCATGTGTCATTCAACTATCTATGCGTTTTATGGTCCGGCGGAAAGGGCTGGATGGGACTTCAACATCTTTTATAGGATAATTTGTGCcattgagtcaattctgaacaCATGGACTATTATGAACACTCTGGACTTCAAGGTTGCCATGAAGCACAACGGGAACATTTTTGGTTGCTTGCTCATTATTTGAGCAAGCATTACTTTATATGGCAAATGCAAGGAGTTTGAGCATGGAACCATTGTCTACTGTGCATGTGAAGGAGATTTAGCATTTCTAATTGGGATAACAACACCCTGTCAATGATGCTCATTGTGTCTCTGATGCCCCTAACATGTGAAAAATAAGTGAAATTAAAGATTCTATTTTCTAATGAATTTTACTACTGTATATGTAGAGTCCGTGTCTCTGAATCTCTGATGACCCTAACCATTGGTTGTATATTGTTGTgtagtgatgaggaagaagaatgatagttccaaaaaaaGTTTGATATTTCATATGGAAAATATGCAGCCTGTTATATATGGTTCTGAGTTCATCTGAATTTTTTGTAGTTCAGTGGACATCTTCTCACTTGTTTTAATATGTCCATATGCACTATATCAATTTATTTATGCAGTTCCTAGTGTCAGCTTTGCTTTTTAGAAGAATTTAGGATTTGAATCTGATATATACACAATTCGGGTGTTTGAAACTTCTAAAAAGCAAAGCTGACACTAGGAACTGCATAAATAAattgatactccctccgttccaaattataagacatcccaagaatcttggagagtcaaaacaatctcaagtttgaccaagattatagagagaaatataaaaatttatgatatcaaattgatgtactatgaaaatataactaataaagaatctaatggtacttagtttatataataaatgtcgttattctattatataaatttggtcaaacataaaaaactttgactctccaaaattgttggaatgtcttataatttggaacggagggagtatagtgCATATGGACATATTAAAACAAGTGAGAAGATGTCCACTGAACTGCATCTGAAACACCCGAATtgtcttctgtaaaaattttggTGTTTTGAAGAGCGTAAACAACAGATGTCAAAATGTCAGTAAAATAACCGAATGTCAGGTAGACAGTTCTCTCCTAGTTTTTACACAATCATCAGCATTTCTCTACTTGATTAATCTTTTTAATGAAGTACGTGCAATGCTCATTCTAAAAAAAAGGTTATTCTTCCGTGTTTCTCTACAGTTCATGTATACAAAAATCAACAGTGGGAAAACGAAGCTGAAAGCAAGAACCATGTGTGCCTGCCTTGATGATCAGTAAACGGGCATGGAATAGGCCCGTTTGCCTTGACATGCACGAGCCACATTGCTTGGCCTGATCACCCTCTCCCTTCCGTGAATGCCACAGGAACAGACGCCTCCCCTGCACCATCGGACTGTAAATGTAGAGGTGCCGCTGCTCCAGCAGACATCACGGCCCGGGCTCCGGAGCCTTCTCGCTGAACACCCGTTCCCTAGCCTTCTCAGCCTGCATACACAACAAGCCGAATGCAATGCACCATGAGAGACAGACAGAGAGATGAGATGACGCACAAACTCTTCGGAATGATACGGTTAATTATTTGTTCATCTTTGCTTCATCAACTGTGCACTAGTGCACAGCTTGTTTGCTGACGGAGTGACGGAGAACGGACCATCTTGGGCCAGTCGGTGAAGAAGTTGATGGCGGACAGGAGCGCGGACTGCGACAGGGAGCCGCAGACGACGCCCAGCCAGAGCCCTCTCGCCCCCATGCGCAGCACGAAGCCGAGGAGGATCGCCATGGGGATCCCCAGCAGGTAGAAGGAGCCGAGGTTGACGTACGCGCCCAGGTGCTGCCACCCGCACCCCCGGGCGACGCCCGAGAGCGCTCCCTGCACGCAGTCGGTGACGACGGTGATGCAGACCAGGGGAAccatggcggcgacggaggAGACGACCTCCTCCTCGCTGCTGTACGCGAGGCCCACGAGGCGCCGCGACGCTAGGAGGGCCCCGCCCACGACGACCGcgtccaccgccgccatggagAGCACGACGCGGACGGCGGATCGAGCTCCGTCGGCGTTCCCGGCGCCCAGTTCGTTCGCCACCCGTGTGCTGTTCGTTCAGAGGAAGATATATACACCATCAAATGGTGAACTGCTTCAAAGGAGACAGTAAGCATCTTCCATGAAAGTTAGGTTTCTTCGCAATCATACCTCCCGGCAGCTCCAAGCCCAAATGGTATAGTGAAGAGCAGTGTTACACTTGTGAGGCTGTAAAAGAAAGGATTCGACATTCGAGCATGCATCATAAGGTTAGACACTGCTGTACTAGAAGAATCATGTGTCTGCATATACACACAGTGATCATGGATTCAGTCAGTACCAGATCGAAAGTACTGAGGTCTGCAGCTCTGGGTTGGGTAGAAATCCTGACAGGAGAATAAGGATCTCAAATGACCACCATTCCAgactgatgagaagaagaaaaaaatgaattagATTTTGTTAGTCACAGTCTCACAGGTAAAAGGGGAATTCAGAACAGAGATCAACGGGACTATGAATGTGAGCTCTACCCTAAGCTGATTACCAGATCATGAGGGCGGACGGCAGAGCTAGACGAAGGAACGCGTCCACTCCCTCGAAGGCTTCCATCGTGGGGCGTGTGCGCGTCTCCATGCAGGAGCTCGAGAACATTATGTACCCGACAAGCATGGCCACGTTGAGCCAGTAGGAGATGCATATCGTCAGAGCGGCGCCGGTGTACCCGAAGCCGGTCTTGAACACCATGACGTAGCACAGACGGATGTGGATGGCCATGGTGGCGATGGACGACAGCAGCAGC contains:
- the LOC120707635 gene encoding protein DETOXIFICATION 14-like — protein: MAAATREGGEAALPLLLPRPQQLRAGGDDGKEASAAWWRLWAREAGRVGYLALPMLVVSMSQNVVQVSSNMMVGHLPGVLPLSSAAIATSLANVTGFSLLIGMASALETLCGQAYGAKQYHKLGVDTYRAVFTLLVVCIPLSLIWVFMDKILILIGQDPLISRGAGRYMVWLIPGLFANAVIQPLTKFLQTQSLIYPLLLSSIATMAIHIRLCYVMVFKTGFGYTGAALTICISYWLNVAMLVGYIMFSSSCMETRTRPTMEAFEGVDAFLRLALPSALMICLEWWSFEILILLSGFLPNPELQTSVLSICLTSVTLLFTIPFGLGAAGSTRVANELGAGNADGARSAVRVVLSMAAVDAVVVGGALLASRRLVGLAYSSEEEVVSSVAAMVPLVCITVVTDCVQGALSGVARGCGWQHLGAYVNLGSFYLLGIPMAILLGFVLRMGARGLWLGVVCGSLSQSALLSAINFFTDWPKMAEKARERVFSEKAPEPGP